In a single window of the Candidatus Schekmanbacteria bacterium genome:
- a CDS encoding radical SAM protein, protein MAGDIGFLTELGIELTNRCNFVCKHCLRDENLPRKNIPFRVVKKILKEAKTYGIKHIGFTGGEPTLHPKFDEILGEVVKGGFTYHCVTNAWNFLEMLPVFEKHGLSSLKGLSFSLDSPREEVHDYLRKKGSYKRIMQAVSVCFMKKIPFNLQMTVCTKNKDQLEEMALLASKLQAEKLFFAFIQPTPGNVEEGLVPTPVEQSRLAREITRLAGIFSIGVFLSPGFDIPELMFQCRALNMTSLTIDFMGNLVFCCQLSGYAGSNSKADIIANLADTSLFDAHRMLIDKIAKFQKDRVSRIEKKNLGDLDRFPCFYCARYFGKVDWLRNYKGNAWNKE, encoded by the coding sequence ATGGCTGGAGACATAGGTTTTTTGACAGAATTAGGCATAGAATTGACTAACAGATGCAACTTTGTTTGTAAACATTGCCTTCGAGATGAGAACCTGCCAAGAAAAAATATTCCATTCAGGGTAGTCAAAAAGATTCTCAAAGAAGCAAAAACATATGGAATAAAACATATTGGTTTTACAGGAGGTGAGCCGACTCTTCATCCTAAATTTGATGAAATCTTGGGAGAAGTCGTAAAAGGCGGTTTTACATACCACTGCGTAACCAATGCATGGAATTTCTTGGAGATGCTTCCTGTTTTTGAAAAGCATGGACTTTCATCTTTAAAAGGGCTTTCATTTAGCCTCGATAGTCCGCGTGAGGAGGTGCATGATTATCTTAGGAAGAAGGGCTCTTATAAAAGGATAATGCAGGCAGTTAGTGTTTGCTTTATGAAAAAAATACCCTTTAATCTTCAAATGACAGTTTGTACGAAGAATAAAGACCAGCTTGAAGAGATGGCTTTGCTTGCTTCGAAACTTCAGGCTGAAAAGTTGTTTTTTGCTTTTATTCAGCCGACTCCGGGCAATGTGGAGGAAGGATTAGTCCCAACTCCAGTTGAGCAATCGAGATTGGCAAGGGAAATAACACGACTTGCAGGTATTTTTTCTATTGGCGTTTTTCTTTCACCCGGCTTTGATATTCCTGAATTGATGTTTCAATGCAGAGCCCTAAATATGACATCTTTAACCATTGATTTTATGGGAAATCTTGTCTTTTGCTGCCAATTGTCAGGTTATGCAGGAAGCAATTCTAAAGCAGATATAATAGCAAACCTTGCAGATACATCCCTTTTCGATGCCCACAGAATGTTAATAGATAAAATAGCCAAGTTTCAGAAGGATAGGGTTTCAAGAATAGAAAAAAAGAATCTTGGCGATTTGGATAGATTCCCCTGTTTCTATTGTGCACGCTATTTTGGAAAGGTAGATTGGCTGCGCAATTATAAAGGAAATGCCTGGAATAAAGAATGA
- a CDS encoding lasso peptide biosynthesis B2 protein — protein MPGIKNEKTPNRIVRRITEFVIYSKIFLLATILPLLLKVLSLPSVMKILTPSKNRRHWRQWKVDIIVKGTDKILGIGFFIYHPTCLKKSLILYHFLRKEGMDVAIHFGVRKRNGTLDGHSWLTKKGKRVYDNLESVDDFFVTYSYPSDESFDKASILGANKN, from the coding sequence ATGCCTGGAATAAAGAATGAGAAGACTCCCAATCGGATTGTAAGAAGAATTACGGAATTCGTTATCTATTCGAAAATATTTCTTCTTGCAACTATATTGCCTCTTCTTCTTAAAGTGTTAAGCCTTCCATCGGTAATGAAAATCTTGACACCTTCTAAGAATAGAAGGCATTGGAGACAATGGAAAGTAGATATTATTGTAAAAGGGACAGATAAAATTCTTGGTATAGGATTTTTTATTTATCATCCTACCTGTCTAAAAAAGTCCCTTATTCTTTATCATTTTTTGAGAAAGGAAGGTATGGATGTGGCAATTCACTTTGGAGTAAGAAAAAGAAACGGCACTCTCGATGGACACAGTTGGCTTACGAAAAAGGGGAAAAGGGTGTATGACAATCTTGAAAGTGTAGATGACTTTTTTGTTACCTATTCATATCCATCTGATGAATCCTTTGATAAAGCTTCAATCCTTGGCGCGAATAAGAATTAA